A region from the Palaemon carinicauda isolate YSFRI2023 chromosome 9, ASM3689809v2, whole genome shotgun sequence genome encodes:
- the LOC137646757 gene encoding uncharacterized protein, producing MDFLRDPEVKLYLEENGVKPIQFEHFFKGQSQLGSMVETCVKMTKKLVYGSIKNNVLKVRDFEFLIAQTVHLVNRRPIAFKEALRVENLDASVPQPITPESLIRGYDLTSVNIIPDLQRIPEIADDPTYTLNKSSKIKNCFSHLRKVRNNLVDLYHSEFLATLTQQAVDKKNRYLPVKHTSLQKNDIVLIKELYCKPNQYPMGLVKEVTVNDIGEVTGAVVLKGKTREITKRHVSNLIFLLRPENQIEQDSVAEKPIDDNLQGQTRRACKPRVAAARCKRKNRKLLGFE from the coding sequence atggactttctaagggatcccgaggtcaagctgtatttggaggaaaatggagtcaaaccgattcagtttgaacattttttcaaaggccagagccaacttggatcgatggtagagacttgtgttaagatgaccaagaagctcgtctatggttctataaaaaataatgtactgaaggtaagggactttgaatttttgattgctcagactgtacatttagtgaacagaaggcctattgctttcaaagaggctttgcgtgtggaaaatttagacgcatcagttcctcagcctattacccctgagagcttgattcgtggctatgaccttacttctgttaatataattcccgatttacagaggataccagagattgcagatgatcccacctatactcttaacaagtcaagcaaaattaaaaactgcttttctcatttgagaaaggttaggaataatcttgtggatttgtatcattcggagttcctggctacattaactcagcaagctgttgacaaaaagaacagataccttcctgttaaacatacctctttacagaagaatgatattgttttaataaaagaactctattgtaagcctaaccagtatcctatgggtttggttaaggaagtgactgtcaatgatattggagaagttactggtgctgttgtgttgaagggcaagacaagagaaattactaagagacacgtttctaaccttatatttcttttaaggcctgagaaccaaattgagcaagacagtgttgctgagaagcctattgatgataatttgcagggtcagactcgacgcgcatgtaaacctagagttgctgctgcaaggtgtaaacggaaaaataggaaactcttaggtttcgagtag